A window from Prinia subflava isolate CZ2003 ecotype Zambia chromosome Z, Cam_Psub_1.2, whole genome shotgun sequence encodes these proteins:
- the PJA2 gene encoding E3 ubiquitin-protein ligase Praja-2: protein MGQGLGKTAWPKPAGGYQTITGGRCGRRHSYIGFRRFLNNQDRDGNQPNDSCKQLELEDVQKEDSLSFSEDSSPLVQVSADLLDEPLSNDAGTREPVCQSASSQTSEVTTSPFSVFCYGLEGNQISQDLMNPCEKSVDLAECTSEGHSDLNGKNGIAFVNIDSYEPDSSDGEEEDALDKYSWIREAAGLIQGRLENIISQREKDVEFFSDLRSRLYAFSHGIYRESCEEAGPLPLAGPNSRTLKSAEDEAIPKISPSDESYETQQIKHIVDVGIGIPVPVADVLNSSDEETDQENASEVVVRPKIKKQNTARQLERESNLPSDNEEEGDSRRRIGIADVQQCHPECPLRGGKDEMSSGVFFLSRMHNHQMNVEIDLRRNAGAQEQNNVLSDSAFWSELEDHNTHYLISHKDEDSSERSEGEWPMSLLSYFTAVEKEQSSSDESWETVSCRQEHDPGVKEESTDFCFQEGEQTLLEEGEIPWLQYREEVESSSDEENDPISDFVHLGFFLLDGNNNLEDDSSVSEDLDVEWRLLDEFGDGLGLAQAIPYMEPQFLTFMALEGRLEAVEAQLESLTFDVEQTRPPATKETIDCLPQIIVTGDCNGQEQCCTICCCDYVDGEIITKLPCHHLFHKPCVTLWLQRSGTCPICRHVLAPVLPEAADDTGFFI, encoded by the exons CTTTCTCTGAAGATTCCAGTCCACTGGTTCAAGTTTCTGCTGATTTATTAGATGAGCCTTTGTCAAATGATGCTGGCACTAGAGAACCCGTTTGCCAAAGTGCATCAAGCCAAACTTCTGAAGTGACCACGTCACCATTTTCTGTATTCTGCTATGGCCTAGAAGGCAACCAAATCTCACAAGACTTGATGAATCCTTGTGAAAAATCTGTGGACCTTGCAGAATGCACATCTGAAGGGCATAGTGATTTGAATGGTAAAAATGGAATAGCTTTTGTAAACATTGACTCCTATGAGCCAGATAGCAGtgatggagaggaagaggatGCTCTAGACAAATATTCTTGGATAAGAGAAGCAGCAGGTCTAATTCAGGGAAGACTAGAAAACATAATTTCTCAGCGTGAAAAGGACGTGGAGTTTTTTAGTGACCTACGCTCCCGACTGTATGCTTTCAGCCACGGCATTTATAGAGAAAGTTGTGAGGAAGCAGGACCACTGCCTTTGGCAGGTCCAAACAGTAGGACACTTAAATCTGCTGAAGATGAAGCTATACCAAAAATTAGCCCGAGTGATGAAAGTTATGAAACACAGCAGATAAAGCATATAGTGGATGTTGGAATTGGAATCCCTGTACCAGTTGCTGATGTATTAAACAGCAGTGATGAAGAAACTGACCAAGAAAATGCATCTGAGGTAGTAGTGAGacctaaaattaaaaaacaaaatactgcaAGACAACTGGAGAGAGAAAGTAATCTCCCTAGTGATAATGAAGAGGAAGGTGATTCCCGGAGGAGAATTGGAATTGCTGATGTCCAGCAATGCCATCCTGAGTGTCCCTTGAGAGGTGGCAAAGATGAGATGAGTTCTGGTGTGTTCTTTCTCTCAAGAATGCACAATCATCAAATGAACGTGGAAATAGATCTAAGAAGAAATGCAGGAGCTCAAGAGCAAAACAATGTTCTAAGTGATAGTGCTTTTTGGAGTGAGCTTGAAGACCACAACACACATTACCTAATATCCCATAAAGATGAAGACAG CTCAGAACGCAGTGAGGGAGAATGGCCTATGTCTCTGCTTTCCTATTTTACTGCTGTGGAAAAAGAGCAGTCCTCAAGTGATGAAAGCTGGGAGACTGtctcctgcaggcaggagcatgACCCTGGTGTGAAAGAGGAGAGTACAGACTTCTGTTTCCAAGAAGG GGAGCAGACATTGTTGGAGGAAGGTGAAATTCCTTGGTTACAGTACCGAGAAGAAGTGGAAAGTAGCAGTGATGAGGAAAATGATCCCATTAGTGATTTTGTGCATCTTGGATTCTTCTTGTTGGATGGAAATAACAACCTTGAGGATGACTCCAGTGTGAGTGAAGACCTGGATGTGGAGTGGAG ACTGCTTGATGAGTTTGGTGATGGCCTAGGACTTGCTCAAGCCATTCCTTACATGGAACCTCAATTTCTCACATTTATGGCACTAGAGGGACGCTTAGAAGCTGTGGag GCACAGTTGGAGTCTCTTACGTTTGATGTTGAACAGACTCGTCCACCAGCTACAAAAGAAACCATAGATTGTCTGCCGCAGATTATCGTCACAGGTGACTGCAATG GTCAAGAGCAGTGTTGTACTATCTGTTGCTGTGATTATGTGGACGGTGAAATCATAACAAAGCTACCCTGTCATCATTTGTTTCACAAACCTTGTGTAACTCTTTGGTTACAGAGA TCGGGAACATGCCCTATTTGTCGTCATGTGCTTGCACCTGTGCTTCCTGAAGCAGCTGATGACACTGGTTTCTTTATTTGA